In Mucilaginibacter celer, one DNA window encodes the following:
- a CDS encoding DUF5008 domain-containing protein — MLVLLALGIEACKKDKTIYSEPYGEGKPPLGVTLSRDAVPVPAVGGVGTEVTFKATGLVAYKDKIKFMFNGEPGQVTEVTESTIKVKVPPFGSTGITSIAIDDQLVLGPLFKVSGLINIDPSFRATAGANGGVNQVYPLADGRNLVLGWFTNYDNKGIITPLNRIVRTSGDGEFDRTFRTGKAANGSLSRVIELGGKYVIAGGFSGYNQRTENISNITTLNVDGSIDTIGVKTYRRPSQTDTTKYFPKFNGGTNEYISKIYKHQNKILATGSFRYYVKRVYTEHNHDFTRDTVILDSTEIRQIARFNLDGSLDKTYRFNIATNKGLPSANGPIESYMHTDADQLEKLVLFGSFTTFDQKTAGRLVRLTAAGAIDDSFKTGTGTDNSISSLTYNPITKKYLITGIFRNYDGKAAISMALVNLDGTLDQTFVAKTFEGGYPGFARQLNDGLIVVSGSFKKYDNVTRNGFMVLNTKGELAADYNSTGPFSGSLYDIIETKSTDGKRALLLIGNFDRFDNIQVSNIIRVTIE; from the coding sequence ATGCTTGTCCTGCTTGCACTCGGCATAGAGGCATGTAAAAAGGATAAAACAATTTACTCCGAACCTTACGGGGAAGGAAAGCCGCCTTTAGGCGTTACCCTAAGCCGCGACGCAGTACCAGTGCCGGCAGTTGGGGGGGTAGGCACCGAGGTTACGTTTAAAGCAACCGGCCTTGTGGCTTATAAAGACAAAATAAAGTTTATGTTTAACGGCGAACCCGGCCAGGTTACCGAAGTAACAGAATCAACCATCAAAGTGAAAGTGCCGCCGTTTGGCAGTACCGGTATTACATCGATAGCTATTGATGATCAGTTGGTGCTTGGCCCCCTGTTTAAAGTATCCGGATTAATTAATATCGACCCTTCTTTCAGGGCTACGGCGGGAGCAAACGGTGGTGTAAACCAGGTTTATCCGCTTGCTGATGGCCGTAACCTTGTACTGGGATGGTTTACCAATTATGATAATAAAGGGATCATAACGCCGCTTAACCGCATAGTAAGAACATCGGGCGATGGCGAGTTCGATCGCACTTTCCGTACAGGTAAAGCCGCTAACGGTTCATTATCAAGGGTTATTGAACTTGGCGGAAAGTACGTTATAGCCGGGGGTTTTAGTGGCTACAACCAACGCACCGAAAACATCAGCAATATTACAACCTTAAATGTTGATGGCAGTATTGATACCATCGGCGTAAAAACCTACAGACGACCATCGCAAACGGATACTACCAAGTACTTTCCGAAGTTTAATGGCGGCACTAACGAGTATATCTCTAAAATATACAAGCATCAAAATAAAATACTGGCAACCGGGAGTTTCAGGTACTATGTAAAGCGGGTTTATACCGAACATAACCATGATTTTACCCGCGATACGGTGATCCTGGATAGTACGGAGATCAGGCAGATTGCCCGTTTTAACCTGGATGGATCGCTTGATAAAACGTACCGCTTTAACATAGCAACCAATAAAGGCCTGCCTTCGGCAAATGGCCCTATCGAATCGTACATGCATACCGACGCCGATCAGCTGGAAAAACTGGTGTTGTTTGGAAGCTTTACCACGTTTGATCAAAAAACCGCCGGCCGCCTGGTGCGCTTAACAGCCGCCGGAGCCATCGACGATTCGTTTAAAACAGGTACAGGTACCGATAACAGTATCTCATCCTTAACCTATAACCCGATTACTAAAAAATACCTCATAACCGGCATATTCAGAAATTATGATGGCAAAGCGGCTATCAGCATGGCGCTGGTTAACCTGGATGGTACACTCGATCAAACTTTTGTGGCAAAAACATTTGAAGGCGGTTATCCCGGTTTCGCACGCCAGCTTAATGACGGGCTGATAGTAGTGAGCGGCAGTTTTAAAAAGTATGATAATGTTACCCGTAACGGTTTCATGGTATTAAACACCAAAGGTGAGCTTGCAGCAGACTACAATAGCACCGGGCCGTTCTCAGGTTCTTTGTATGATATCATTGAAACCAAATCAACCGATGGTAAACGGGCATTATTGCTGATAGGCAATTTCGACAGATTTGATAACATACAGGTTAGCAACATTATACGCGTAACCATCGAATAA
- a CDS encoding alkaline phosphatase family protein: protein MQNRKKYKEIIFSIICALAVVAISCNKDFVRTLPDKKYTDTAKASFGERKVLYLIVDGARGSSVNSANVPNIKALLPSSIYSWVALSDPDSTRDVSNWANMLTGVKKEKHKVLSDDFAGNNLATYPVFFERIKEEKPNAKIVSFASSATFKNKLTQGTTASELFSTDEQIKTAVVNSLNTDTAQLIVGQFNDIREAGAKYGYNNSFPQYKAAIEKFDGYVGEIIDALKKRKNYANEDWLVVIASSGGGKFNIPPNENDNTVFSNTAANTFTIYYNPKYKQRIIGKPFTGNRYLGRTVRLKDTGIRAEIDTADIFNIDDTTKFTIELKVKKNEDKFFWPSILGKRPEWSSGHPGVGWVIYLEDTYWYFEYRGTKDGDYHQCRGGDLPKGQWQNLSVKCEIRAGRRYIRTYTNGVFNNELDITESGSLSNNSKLKLGYLNGNGHGTPDVYVTDIRFFKVDVPDAVIGNYACETSISEGHPYYTFLAAYWPGTDGQGDRIRDVGPQARDFKLKGNYQWEDFNDLICPPPAGALAQFVPQTADIPAQIINWFRIPNRQAWGLDGRVWLDQ from the coding sequence ATGCAGAACAGGAAAAAATACAAGGAGATCATTTTTTCGATTATTTGTGCATTGGCCGTTGTTGCAATATCATGTAATAAGGATTTTGTGCGTACCCTGCCCGATAAAAAATATACAGATACTGCTAAAGCATCGTTTGGCGAGCGCAAGGTTCTGTACCTGATAGTTGATGGTGCAAGGGGATCATCGGTAAATAGCGCCAATGTACCCAATATAAAGGCATTGCTGCCAAGCTCTATCTACAGCTGGGTTGCCCTGAGCGATCCGGATTCGACGCGGGATGTAAGCAACTGGGCCAATATGCTAACCGGTGTAAAAAAAGAAAAACACAAGGTGTTATCAGACGATTTTGCCGGGAACAACCTTGCAACTTACCCGGTGTTTTTTGAAAGGATAAAAGAAGAAAAGCCGAATGCCAAAATTGTTTCTTTCGCTTCATCGGCCACTTTTAAAAATAAGTTAACGCAGGGCACTACAGCAAGCGAACTGTTCAGTACCGACGAGCAGATTAAAACCGCTGTAGTTAACAGCCTGAATACCGATACGGCACAATTGATAGTTGGCCAGTTTAATGATATCAGGGAGGCCGGAGCAAAATACGGATATAATAATTCGTTCCCCCAGTATAAAGCCGCTATCGAAAAGTTTGACGGCTATGTAGGCGAGATCATCGACGCCCTCAAAAAAAGGAAAAACTATGCCAATGAGGACTGGCTGGTGGTGATTGCTTCAAGCGGTGGCGGAAAGTTTAATATTCCACCAAATGAAAATGACAACACCGTTTTCAGTAACACGGCGGCCAATACATTCACCATTTATTACAACCCGAAATATAAACAAAGGATTATAGGTAAACCATTTACCGGCAACAGGTACCTGGGGCGTACTGTACGTTTGAAGGATACCGGTATAAGGGCCGAGATAGATACCGCCGATATTTTTAATATAGATGATACTACCAAATTCACCATCGAGCTGAAGGTTAAAAAGAATGAGGATAAATTCTTCTGGCCAAGTATTTTGGGTAAAAGGCCCGAATGGTCATCCGGGCACCCGGGTGTTGGCTGGGTAATTTATCTTGAAGATACTTACTGGTATTTTGAATACCGGGGTACCAAGGATGGCGATTATCACCAGTGCCGCGGCGGCGATTTACCAAAAGGCCAATGGCAAAACCTTTCGGTTAAATGTGAAATACGTGCGGGCAGGCGGTATATCAGAACATATACCAACGGGGTTTTCAATAATGAATTAGATATAACCGAATCAGGAAGCCTCAGTAATAACAGTAAGCTAAAACTGGGCTACTTAAATGGTAATGGACACGGCACGCCGGATGTATACGTAACAGATATCAGGTTTTTTAAGGTAGATGTACCCGATGCCGTGATTGGAAATTACGCCTGCGAAACCTCCATCAGCGAAGGCCACCCCTACTACACTTTTTTAGCAGCCTACTGGCCGGGTACAGACGGCCAGGGCGACAGGATCAGAGATGTTGGTCCGCAGGCGCGGGATTTTAAATTGAAAGGTAATTACCAATGGGAGGATTTTAATGACCTGATTTGCCCGCCGCCGGCAGGAGCACTTGCCCAGTTTGTTCCGCAAACGGCTGATATACCGGCCCAGATCATAAACTGGTTCAGGATCCCCAACAGGCAAGCCTGGGGACTTGATGGCCGCGTTTGGCTTGATCAATAG
- a CDS encoding PKD domain-containing protein produces MKKALHIISVFTTAALLFAGCKKDKPAPQPKPDEPLPVVNFTAARTDSVDFLSYQFTGTATNYKDILWQFGDDSTSTAIAPKHRYAFDGLYHVTFTARNSQGFSSAREIILNVADPNFDRTKVGESYFKTIGGTLTVSRDNGGGPNAGEGSLKVVDGDPNTKFFQSGFSGDLVLKYELNTPAVAGAYTMTSANDSPDRDPKGWILQGSEDGIRWINLHSKNNEVFANRFQRIIYHFNNNVAYKFYRLSIKVNNGARDFQMAEWTVNKKQP; encoded by the coding sequence ATGAAAAAAGCATTGCACATTATATCGGTATTTACAACAGCGGCCTTGTTGTTTGCCGGGTGTAAAAAAGATAAGCCCGCACCACAACCCAAACCGGATGAGCCACTACCTGTTGTGAATTTTACTGCTGCGCGAACAGATAGCGTTGATTTTTTAAGCTATCAATTTACCGGTACAGCCACTAATTATAAGGATATCCTGTGGCAGTTTGGTGACGACAGTACATCTACAGCAATCGCACCTAAACACCGTTATGCGTTTGATGGCTTATATCACGTAACTTTCACCGCCCGCAATTCGCAGGGATTTTCGTCTGCCCGTGAAATAATACTGAATGTAGCCGACCCTAACTTTGACCGCACCAAAGTAGGTGAGAGTTATTTTAAAACCATAGGTGGCACGCTCACCGTATCGCGTGATAACGGAGGCGGCCCAAATGCCGGCGAGGGTTCATTAAAGGTAGTTGATGGTGATCCGAACACCAAATTTTTTCAATCAGGTTTCTCCGGCGACCTGGTTTTGAAATATGAACTTAACACACCAGCTGTCGCAGGTGCCTACACCATGACGTCGGCCAATGACTCGCCAGATCGTGACCCTAAAGGATGGATCCTGCAGGGTTCGGAAGACGGCATCCGTTGGATAAATCTCCACAGTAAAAATAACGAAGTTTTTGCCAACCGTTTTCAGCGGATCATCTACCACTTTAACAACAATGTAGCTTACAAATTTTACAGGCTAAGCATAAAGGTAAATAATGGCGCCCGTGATTTTCAAATGGCCGAGTGGACAGTTAATAAAAAGCAGCCGTAA
- a CDS encoding PA14 domain-containing protein translates to MMKKYSYVLLIGLMILVAAACKNNALDDLKPIPNTDRDISGAGANTGDATAGNEIVKVPFKISLSGPATKAFQVGVTFNNDTVTKLIANGTLKNTVMLPAGAIDYNSVINVAFGSDTATSVASIRLSAIEANYGKKVAFAFKLTAPGKGNQIKGGQSNILVVLDTKTLIKETDIHYLSLLNGGGIMDVDYQKNYTTSPAGITIPLTVNLAGVPAGAFNVSVKLNMDTIADLVSKKVLPANTIALKPDQFNIDTQIRVNSNASTAVIRLSIGWPVFDANIVANKRFGFVVSLVNPTKHILHPTNSRLIVLVQPEVNLDNNSYITGNGTGLKAEYFSNNQLLDFDGRKPDLVQIEPTIDWPNDGVWQAAIPGISHDNFSTRWTGEFLAPVRGEYVFWQNEWDDGSRLFIDGKAIINDFTTEWDKDSRNAKIFLERGKRYKIEADHRENVGGQRARLTFEVPSAGINGRRIIPQSQLFPAP, encoded by the coding sequence ATGATGAAAAAATACAGCTATGTTTTGCTTATCGGATTAATGATCCTGGTAGCGGCAGCCTGCAAAAACAATGCACTTGATGATCTGAAGCCAATCCCCAATACCGACAGGGATATTTCAGGTGCAGGTGCAAATACCGGCGATGCAACCGCCGGGAACGAAATAGTTAAAGTGCCATTTAAAATATCCTTATCGGGGCCTGCAACCAAAGCATTCCAGGTGGGTGTAACGTTTAACAATGATACAGTAACCAAGCTGATTGCAAATGGCACCCTTAAAAACACGGTAATGTTGCCTGCCGGAGCAATTGACTATAATAGTGTTATCAATGTAGCATTCGGCTCGGATACAGCAACATCGGTTGCCAGCATCAGGTTATCGGCCATAGAGGCTAATTATGGCAAAAAAGTGGCTTTTGCGTTTAAACTTACGGCACCTGGCAAGGGCAACCAGATTAAGGGCGGTCAATCAAACATCCTGGTGGTGCTTGATACCAAAACGCTTATTAAAGAAACGGATATTCATTACCTGTCGCTTTTAAATGGCGGCGGCATTATGGATGTCGATTATCAAAAAAACTACACAACATCGCCTGCAGGCATCACTATCCCATTAACAGTAAACCTGGCAGGTGTACCGGCCGGTGCGTTTAACGTGAGTGTAAAACTGAATATGGATACGATAGCTGATTTGGTAAGCAAAAAAGTACTGCCAGCCAACACTATCGCGCTTAAACCCGATCAGTTTAACATTGATACCCAGATCAGGGTAAACTCCAATGCCAGTACCGCCGTAATCCGTTTATCCATTGGATGGCCTGTTTTTGATGCGAATATAGTTGCCAACAAACGCTTTGGCTTTGTAGTGAGTTTGGTTAATCCTACAAAACACATCCTGCATCCAACAAACAGCAGACTGATAGTTTTGGTACAACCGGAAGTTAACCTGGATAACAACTCGTACATAACCGGTAACGGAACGGGTTTAAAAGCTGAATACTTTTCAAACAACCAACTACTTGATTTTGACGGCAGAAAGCCCGATCTTGTACAAATAGAACCCACCATTGATTGGCCCAACGACGGGGTTTGGCAGGCTGCGATACCAGGCATCAGTCATGATAATTTCTCCACCCGGTGGACCGGCGAGTTCCTTGCACCGGTTAGAGGCGAGTACGTGTTTTGGCAAAACGAATGGGACGACGGATCGAGATTATTTATTGATGGCAAGGCCATTATTAACGATTTTACCACCGAATGGGATAAAGATAGCCGCAACGCCAAAATATTTTTAGAACGTGGTAAACGCTACAAAATAGAGGCCGATCATCGTGAAAACGTAGGCGGCCAGCGTGCCCGTTTAACTTTTGAAGTGCCGTCGGCCGGTATCAACGGGAGGAGGATCATACCGCAAAGCCAGTTATTCCCGGCACCCTGA
- a CDS encoding rubredoxin: MDGKLIKINLPGGVISAGDLYEMLIIAQNAGAKNVRFGNRQQLFFEADADNLEALEFDVLGAGIDYEIAADEYPNVTSSYIADGIFNHDNWLKEGVYKDIFDLFNYKPQLKINIVDSSQTFAPFFTGNLNFISSAVSNYWYLYIRFPKTNSLYCWPVLVYSDDIPAMGKAVQKVILANRKLFYDKPEADGNLLYELVTADNKFVIQSIEQSLVIPEFQLPYYEGFNKQQGNKYWLGIYRRNELFDIEFLKEICNICLQTRVGQLYVSPWKSLLVKNIELKHRPLWGDLLNKYRINIRHASNELNWQVEDLCTSCLELKQQLVREFEEADLRTYRLSFAIKRSPKSGIYGSIMIRERRPDEYEIIHTRDFNHNTRDFVAYKSEVSKAELSKHLIELCDFFYRQLSNQQVFLQKNESRDEMLSDKKIIFQCKWCLTVYDELYGDQINQIPAGQPFETIAVYECPTCGAPKHDFKTLEMV, encoded by the coding sequence ATGGACGGCAAACTGATCAAAATAAACTTACCCGGCGGCGTGATCTCTGCAGGCGATCTGTACGAAATGCTGATCATCGCGCAAAACGCGGGTGCTAAAAATGTACGCTTTGGTAACCGTCAGCAGCTTTTTTTTGAGGCTGATGCAGATAATCTTGAGGCGTTAGAGTTTGATGTGCTTGGCGCAGGGATAGATTACGAAATTGCTGCCGATGAGTATCCCAACGTTACCAGCTCATATATTGCCGATGGTATTTTTAACCACGATAACTGGCTGAAGGAAGGGGTTTATAAAGATATTTTCGATCTGTTTAATTATAAGCCGCAACTTAAGATCAACATTGTAGATAGCAGCCAAACCTTCGCGCCCTTCTTTACAGGTAACCTTAATTTCATCTCTTCGGCGGTTAGTAACTACTGGTACCTGTATATCCGCTTTCCAAAAACCAATAGCCTATATTGCTGGCCGGTTTTGGTTTATTCGGATGATATCCCGGCTATGGGTAAAGCCGTGCAGAAGGTGATACTTGCCAACAGGAAATTGTTTTATGATAAGCCTGAAGCTGATGGCAACTTGCTTTATGAATTGGTAACGGCCGACAATAAATTCGTTATTCAATCCATCGAGCAATCACTGGTTATTCCTGAATTTCAGTTGCCTTATTACGAGGGGTTCAACAAGCAACAGGGTAATAAATACTGGCTGGGTATTTACCGGCGCAATGAGCTTTTTGATATCGAATTTTTAAAGGAGATCTGTAATATCTGCCTGCAAACAAGGGTAGGGCAGTTGTATGTTAGTCCATGGAAATCCCTGCTGGTAAAAAATATCGAACTGAAACACCGGCCTCTCTGGGGAGATTTGCTTAATAAATACAGGATAAACATCAGGCACGCCTCCAACGAATTAAACTGGCAGGTGGAGGATCTATGCACGTCGTGCCTGGAATTAAAGCAGCAGTTAGTCCGCGAATTTGAAGAGGCTGATTTGCGTACATACCGTCTTAGTTTTGCCATCAAACGCTCGCCCAAATCAGGAATTTATGGATCCATAATGATCCGCGAACGCAGGCCGGATGAGTATGAGATTATCCACACCCGCGATTTTAACCATAACACCCGCGATTTTGTGGCTTATAAATCGGAGGTAAGCAAAGCAGAATTAAGTAAACATCTCATTGAGCTTTGCGATTTTTTTTACCGGCAACTAAGTAATCAGCAGGTGTTTTTGCAGAAAAATGAAAGCCGGGACGAAATGCTTTCAGACAAAAAAATAATCTTTCAATGCAAATGGTGCCTGACTGTTTATGATGAACTATATGGCGACCAGATAAATCAAATACCGGCCGGACAACCATTTGAAACGATAGCAGTTTACGAATGCCCAACGTGCGGCGCACCTAAACATGATTTTAAAACTCTCGAGATGGTTTAG
- a CDS encoding ABC transporter permease, translating to MNSILNHIAPYELTCLATLFAGLMLALLLWFIKKDNQTANRLLSLALCATVLEFAVPALVLPLAVGPLLYFYVRTLTRTDSSWHRKHWLHFSPLLASYWVPQPLILLSIIVYIFLTCRLIQRFYDSLQPVLMDRPRYAFRRLNQTLLLLGLLCLFTTLNQVFFLAIAWVLIFMAAEAILKTDTRVPLANANADDLEKARRLREAVAVGRLYEDADLTLASLAVKLGIHPHDLSRIINNGLKKNFNDFINELRVREVSRKMKDPAYERLTLLGIAFESGFNSQRTFNRLFKEITGKTPVEYKNNLKKVLPNDKLAMQPHLRTIILHQESPENRLSGTLKRHVMIRNYFKIAYRNLVRNSSVSIINISSLAIGLASVLLISLYIKNELGYDNFFKDANRTYRVNIHEKDGNNEFIAAHTPPPLGEALQTNFPEIESYTRIYMPGDEVVHFVKNGQREAMTEKKCLSVDSNFLQFFNYPLLKGNAATCLNGPGGVVLTESCAKKYFGETDPIGKTLIFDGYDAPFTVTAVLKDLPEQSSLQFEILQCNLAMPVIKHFSWSWVWLQTGTFIKLKPKVPNTPADIQKLVARFPAMVRVQAATAFRRIGTPFDEYLKKGNKYEVLLQPIADMHFYSAQIGNRYFVASDIKYLYIFSAIALFIILLACVNFMNLATAQSAKRAREIGIRKVLGSARRQLVWQFLTEALVCTIVASIIALIIVIIALPGFNQLASRSISISELYDLRICFGLLLLILLTALFAGSYPAFFLTSFKPVIVLKGKADAIISQTGFSTRNVLVVFQFAVSAAMIICTIVVYRQLQYNRSKDLGYNKENVLVIGDAEWLLNNEENFRQEVLKLPEVANATISTNLPASEKYFEDEYKPEMDGENPGSPEKRLDLSSYMVDEAFVPTLKLRIIAGRNFSKAFNDSTSVILNASAAKLTGWKNPIGKHLVYPGGYNKRFEVIGIVKDFNALSLHDQITPWALFYTKSGNYITRTSYIAVRLRPGDYSKGIAKIQSVWKSFLPEYPFDYNFLDQQYNELYKTDQTMGKVFSVFTLLSVIVACMGLFGLAMHTAERRTKEIGIRKVLGASTTNVIVMLSKDFLKLVVIASLIAIPIAWYAMQNWLQDFAYRTDINWWIFALSTTLVAFIALTTISFQSFRTATANPVKSLRNE from the coding sequence TTGAACTCAATATTAAATCATATCGCACCTTATGAATTAACCTGCCTTGCAACATTATTTGCAGGCTTGATGCTTGCCTTGTTATTGTGGTTCATTAAAAAGGATAATCAAACAGCCAATCGTTTGCTTAGCCTGGCCCTGTGTGCAACAGTACTTGAGTTTGCAGTGCCGGCTTTAGTGTTGCCATTGGCAGTCGGTCCGCTGCTTTATTTTTATGTACGCACGCTAACCCGGACTGATAGTAGTTGGCACCGGAAACATTGGCTACACTTTAGTCCCTTACTGGCAAGTTACTGGGTCCCGCAACCGCTGATTTTACTGTCGATTATCGTTTACATATTTCTTACTTGCAGACTAATTCAGCGTTTTTACGATAGTTTGCAACCCGTATTAATGGACCGGCCACGATATGCTTTCCGGCGACTGAATCAAACCCTCCTCCTGCTCGGCTTGCTTTGCCTGTTTACAACCTTAAACCAGGTTTTCTTTTTGGCTATCGCCTGGGTGTTGATCTTCATGGCAGCGGAAGCTATATTGAAAACGGATACCCGTGTGCCACTGGCTAATGCAAATGCCGACGATTTAGAAAAAGCACGCCGGTTGAGAGAGGCAGTGGCTGTCGGCCGCCTTTACGAAGACGCCGATCTCACCCTGGCTTCGCTTGCCGTAAAATTAGGCATCCACCCGCACGATTTGTCCAGGATCATTAATAACGGCCTGAAGAAAAACTTCAACGACTTTATTAATGAACTACGCGTAAGAGAAGTTTCACGAAAAATGAAAGACCCGGCTTATGAGCGGCTTACCCTGCTGGGCATAGCATTTGAAAGCGGCTTCAACTCACAGAGAACTTTTAACCGGCTTTTCAAAGAGATTACCGGCAAAACTCCTGTTGAATACAAAAACAACCTGAAGAAAGTGTTGCCAAATGATAAGTTGGCTATGCAACCACATTTGCGAACGATAATATTGCATCAGGAAAGCCCGGAAAACCGGCTTTCGGGAACTTTAAAACGCCATGTCATGATCCGCAATTATTTTAAGATCGCTTACCGAAACCTTGTTCGCAACAGCAGTGTATCAATAATCAATATAAGCAGTTTGGCCATAGGGTTAGCCAGTGTACTGCTGATTAGTTTGTATATAAAGAATGAGTTGGGCTACGATAACTTTTTTAAGGATGCCAACCGCACTTACCGCGTTAACATCCACGAAAAAGATGGCAATAATGAATTTATTGCGGCACACACGCCACCGCCTTTAGGCGAGGCTTTGCAAACCAATTTTCCCGAAATTGAAAGTTATACGCGTATTTACATGCCGGGCGATGAGGTTGTGCACTTTGTAAAAAACGGGCAGCGTGAAGCGATGACAGAGAAAAAATGTTTGTCGGTTGATTCCAACTTTCTTCAATTTTTCAACTATCCGCTGCTTAAGGGCAATGCTGCTACATGCCTTAACGGGCCAGGTGGAGTTGTGCTAACCGAAAGCTGTGCGAAAAAATATTTTGGTGAGACCGATCCGATTGGTAAAACTCTCATATTTGACGGATACGATGCACCTTTTACTGTTACCGCTGTGCTGAAGGATCTTCCGGAGCAATCGTCATTGCAATTTGAGATACTGCAGTGCAACCTGGCTATGCCGGTTATCAAACATTTTAGCTGGAGTTGGGTTTGGCTGCAAACAGGCACCTTTATTAAACTAAAGCCAAAAGTGCCCAATACGCCGGCAGATATTCAAAAACTTGTGGCTCGTTTTCCGGCCATGGTAAGAGTTCAGGCCGCCACGGCATTTCGCCGTATAGGTACGCCGTTTGATGAGTATCTTAAAAAAGGCAATAAATATGAAGTGCTGCTTCAGCCGATAGCTGATATGCATTTTTATTCTGCCCAGATCGGCAACCGTTATTTTGTGGCGAGCGATATCAAATACCTTTATATATTTTCGGCTATCGCCTTGTTCATTATCCTGCTGGCTTGTGTAAACTTTATGAACCTGGCCACTGCCCAATCGGCTAAACGTGCCAGGGAAATTGGCATACGTAAAGTGTTGGGCTCAGCGCGCAGGCAATTGGTATGGCAATTTTTAACGGAGGCTTTGGTGTGTACCATTGTAGCTTCAATTATTGCCCTGATTATTGTCATCATCGCATTACCGGGGTTTAACCAACTGGCATCCAGGTCAATTTCAATCAGTGAGCTTTATGACCTACGTATTTGCTTTGGTTTGTTACTGCTTATCCTGCTCACCGCACTTTTTGCCGGTAGCTACCCTGCGTTTTTTCTCACTTCCTTTAAGCCGGTTATAGTGTTAAAAGGCAAGGCCGATGCTATCATATCCCAAACCGGCTTTTCAACACGTAACGTACTGGTGGTATTTCAGTTCGCGGTTTCGGCGGCTATGATCATCTGTACCATCGTAGTATACAGGCAACTGCAATACAACAGATCAAAGGATCTGGGTTATAACAAGGAGAATGTACTGGTGATTGGCGATGCCGAATGGCTGCTGAACAACGAGGAAAATTTCAGGCAGGAAGTTTTAAAATTACCGGAGGTTGCCAATGCAACAATCAGCACCAATCTGCCCGCTTCAGAAAAATATTTTGAGGATGAGTATAAGCCTGAAATGGATGGAGAAAATCCGGGCTCGCCCGAAAAAAGATTGGATCTGTCATCCTATATGGTGGATGAGGCCTTTGTGCCAACGCTTAAGCTGCGCATTATCGCGGGCCGGAATTTTTCGAAGGCGTTTAATGATTCAACTTCGGTAATATTAAATGCTTCGGCTGCAAAACTAACCGGTTGGAAAAATCCCATTGGTAAACATCTTGTTTATCCCGGCGGCTATAATAAACGTTTTGAAGTGATCGGTATCGTGAAAGATTTTAACGCGCTCTCCCTGCACGATCAAATCACTCCCTGGGCGCTATTCTATACCAAATCCGGCAATTATATAACCCGCACGTCTTATATCGCTGTAAGGCTCCGGCCGGGCGACTATTCAAAAGGCATTGCAAAAATTCAATCCGTATGGAAGAGCTTTTTGCCCGAATACCCTTTTGACTATAATTTTCTTGATCAGCAATACAACGAACTGTACAAAACAGATCAAACTATGGGCAAGGTATTCAGCGTATTTACCCTGTTATCGGTTATTGTAGCATGCATGGGGCTGTTTGGCCTGGCCATGCACACGGCAGAACGACGTACCAAAGAAATTGGTATCCGCAAAGTTTTGGGTGCTTCTACCACTAACGTGATAGTAATGCTATCAAAAGATTTCCTGAAACTGGTGGTCATCGCCTCATTAATCGCCATTCCAATAGCATGGTATGCCATGCAAAACTGGTTACAGGATTTTGCATACAGAACAGATATCAACTGGTGGATATTTGCCCTTTCAACCACACTGGTTGCGTTTATAGCTTTAACAACAATCAGTTTTCAATCTTTTAGAACTGCGACCGCTAACCCCGTGAAAAGTTTAAGAAATGAGTGA